In the Staphylococcus condimenti genome, one interval contains:
- the xseA gene encoding exodeoxyribonuclease VII large subunit encodes MSDYLSVTALTKYIKYKFDQDPHLQSVLLKGELSNFKKHSSGHLYFNLKDKNTVVNAMMFKAHASKLDFDPKEGDEVLIEARVSVYERRGNYQIYVNKMHLDGIGNLYQKLEALKKELKKQGLFDSKYKKEIPRFPKKIAVLTASTGAAIRDIYSTINSRYPLVEQIQISTLVQGEQAKDDIVDKIKYADTLNADVMIVGRGGGSIEDLWNFNEEEVVRAIFEAKTPVISAVGHETDFTLSDFVADIRAATPTQAAVIATPDQVELSQYIKQTELNLSRHIIQLINNKKKHLEHVASYYKFKQPSLLYDQQIQKKDEFERQLNLSITTKLNYARQQIELLTNRINLKDLKQRTLQGMQARLQLNDLLNKSIITIISNSKKRLNQRIENLNSLSPSNTMLRGYTIVNKDDHVITSTQSLEKDDEINLQMKDGTVDAIVKKVRCNHNE; translated from the coding sequence ATGTCCGATTACTTAAGTGTTACCGCATTAACAAAATACATTAAATATAAATTTGATCAAGACCCTCATTTGCAGTCTGTTTTGTTAAAAGGAGAACTCTCAAATTTTAAAAAACATAGCAGTGGGCATCTCTACTTCAATTTAAAGGATAAAAATACCGTAGTAAACGCAATGATGTTCAAAGCTCATGCTAGTAAGCTGGACTTCGATCCTAAAGAAGGTGACGAGGTACTTATCGAAGCACGTGTTTCTGTTTACGAACGTCGAGGGAATTATCAGATTTATGTCAATAAGATGCACTTAGATGGGATTGGGAATTTATATCAAAAATTAGAAGCGTTAAAAAAAGAGTTGAAAAAGCAAGGTCTTTTTGATTCTAAATACAAAAAAGAAATACCAAGATTTCCGAAAAAGATTGCAGTGCTCACAGCAAGTACAGGCGCAGCAATTAGAGATATCTATTCCACTATTAATAGTAGATACCCATTAGTTGAACAAATTCAGATAAGTACATTAGTTCAAGGTGAACAAGCAAAAGATGACATAGTTGATAAAATTAAATATGCTGACACTTTAAATGCTGATGTGATGATTGTAGGTCGTGGCGGAGGTTCAATTGAGGATTTATGGAACTTTAATGAAGAAGAGGTAGTAAGAGCAATTTTTGAAGCAAAAACACCTGTGATTTCTGCTGTGGGACACGAAACAGATTTTACATTAAGTGATTTTGTTGCAGATATCAGAGCTGCTACTCCAACACAAGCAGCGGTCATCGCAACACCTGATCAAGTTGAATTAAGTCAATATATAAAGCAAACAGAACTTAATTTATCCAGACATATAATTCAGTTGATTAATAATAAGAAAAAACATTTAGAACATGTTGCTTCTTATTATAAATTCAAGCAACCTTCATTATTGTATGATCAACAAATTCAAAAAAAAGATGAATTTGAACGTCAGTTAAATCTATCAATAACTACAAAACTCAATTATGCACGACAACAAATAGAATTACTTACCAATCGTATTAACTTGAAAGATTTAAAACAAAGAACGTTACAAGGAATGCAAGCAAGGTTGCAACTTAATGATTTACTAAATAAATCAATTATTACTATAATAAGCAATTCAAAAAAGAGGCTCAACCAGCGAATAGAAAATTTAAATAGCTTAAGCCCCTCTAATACAATGTTGAGAGGATATACTATAGTTAATAAAGATGATCATGTGATTACGAGTACTCAGTCATTAGAAAAAGATGATGAAATTAATTTACAGATGAAAGATGGAACTGTAGATGCAATCGTCAAGAAAGTAAGGTGTAACCATAATGAGTAA
- a CDS encoding exodeoxyribonuclease VII small subunit has product MMSNKQTFEEMMEELESIVKKLDNEAVPLEDALDLYQKGMKLSASCDETLKNAEKKVNKLMQDNDGEEAEQTDE; this is encoded by the coding sequence ATAATGAGTAATAAGCAAACTTTTGAAGAAATGATGGAAGAGTTAGAATCGATTGTAAAAAAATTAGATAATGAAGCTGTGCCTTTAGAAGATGCGCTTGATTTATATCAAAAAGGTATGAAATTATCAGCTTCATGTGATGAAACATTAAAAAACGCTGAAAAAAAAGTGAATAAATTAATGCAAGATAACGATGGAGAAGAAGCTGAGCAAACAGATGAATAA
- a CDS encoding polyprenyl synthetase family protein: MEKKLSKQMNNLIIKQINELLLKSIPCSPLDTNLEESMRYSLEAGGKRIRPLLLLETLKMLSDSSDYSKGLQTAIALEMVHTYSLIHDDLPAMDNDDYRRGKPTNHKIYGEWKALLAGDALLTKAFHLISTDALLDAETRIKLVGSLSNASGHLGMIGGQTLDMESENKKISLETLQQIHKEKTGALLTFAIMAAVTIVKPTNEISNILYNYSEHLGLIFQIKDDLLDVYGDEKKLGKPVGSDEKNHKNTYVTLLGQDETEIKLEYHVNQAENSLAQLKNSGYDTAQLEELTKLFYNRDH; this comes from the coding sequence ATGGAGAAGAAGCTGAGCAAACAGATGAATAATTTAATTATAAAACAAATAAACGAATTACTTTTAAAATCCATACCTTGCTCGCCACTCGATACAAATCTCGAAGAAAGTATGCGTTATTCTCTTGAAGCAGGAGGAAAACGTATACGCCCTTTATTATTACTTGAAACACTTAAAATGTTATCTGACAGCTCTGATTACAGTAAGGGATTACAAACAGCTATAGCGTTAGAAATGGTTCACACTTATTCCTTAATACACGATGATCTTCCTGCAATGGATAATGATGATTATCGAAGAGGTAAACCGACAAACCATAAAATATATGGAGAATGGAAAGCTTTGCTTGCTGGTGATGCTTTACTTACTAAAGCTTTTCATCTGATTAGTACCGATGCTTTATTGGATGCTGAGACACGAATTAAATTAGTTGGATCTTTATCCAATGCGAGTGGTCATTTAGGTATGATTGGCGGTCAAACTCTAGATATGGAAAGTGAAAACAAAAAGATTTCACTAGAAACACTCCAACAAATTCATAAAGAGAAAACTGGAGCATTATTAACTTTTGCAATTATGGCGGCTGTAACAATAGTAAAGCCAACTAATGAGATTTCTAATATTCTTTATAATTATAGCGAACATCTAGGTTTGATATTCCAAATTAAAGATGATTTGCTTGATGTTTATGGGGACGAAAAGAAATTAGGAAAACCAGTAGGTAGCGACGAAAAAAATCATAAAAATACTTACGTAACCTTATTAGGCCAAGATGAAACTGAAATTAAACTTGAATATCATGTTAACCAAGCGGAAAATTCTTTAGCTCAACTGAAAAATTCAGGTTACGATACAGCACAACTCGAAGAGCTTACTAAATTATTCTATAATCGAGACCATTAA
- the ahrC gene encoding transcriptional regulator AhrC/ArgR, giving the protein MAKKSVRHIKIREIISTEQVETQDELVRRLNQFDLNVTQATVSRDIKELQLIKVPAPTGQYIYSLPNDRKYHPLEKLGRYLMDSFVNIEGTGNLLVLKTLPGNAQSIGAILDQIDWEEVLGTICGDDTCLLICHDEESANAIKTRIFNLL; this is encoded by the coding sequence GTGGCTAAAAAATCGGTTAGACATATAAAAATCAGAGAAATTATTTCCACTGAACAAGTTGAAACACAAGATGAATTGGTTAGACGTTTAAATCAATTCGATTTAAACGTAACACAAGCAACAGTTTCCAGAGATATTAAGGAATTACAACTTATTAAAGTACCTGCACCTACAGGACAGTATATTTATAGTTTACCTAACGATCGCAAATATCATCCGCTTGAAAAATTAGGAAGATATTTAATGGACTCTTTCGTCAATATAGAAGGAACAGGAAACTTACTTGTATTAAAAACATTACCGGGCAATGCTCAGTCCATCGGTGCAATTCTTGACCAAATAGATTGGGAAGAAGTCTTAGGCACAATATGCGGTGATGATACCTGTCTGTTAATTTGTCATGATGAAGAATCTGCAAATGCCATAAAAACTCGGATTTTTAATTTGTTATAA
- the recN gene encoding DNA repair protein RecN, protein MLQTLTIKQFAIIDELEINFSDGLTVLSGETGAGKSIIIDAIGQLIGMRASSDFVRHGKKKSTIEGIFDIDDNISVIETLKELDIDIDEDFLLVKREIFSSGKSICKVNNQNVTLHDLRLIMQELLDIHGQHETQSLLKQKYHLQLLDSYADGKYDQYLKQYQDTYQTYKTKKNELNELESADQALLQRLDLMKFQAEELSEANLKEDEIEQLEVDIKRIQNSENLSVALNAAHSTLTDEQAIPDRLYELSQQLDTINEIIPNDFKELKEQVDQFYYTLEDAKHQLYDEISNTEFDEQYLNELESRMNLLNNLKRKYGKDIKDLIQYQDKLISEIDKIENYEQSTANLKEEINKLKAKLLNDGQLLSKERRIVARELRDHIVEEIQNLQMKDANLEISFKALDEPNSEGIEKVEILISPNKGEPLKSLGKIASGGELSRIMLALKSIFVKSRGQTAILFDEVDSGVSGIAAQKMAEKMRDISQFIQVICISHLPQVASMSNHHLLISKASSDERTTTNVKELTGDARIDEVARMISGANVTKITRENAKEMIEQNHSAI, encoded by the coding sequence ATGTTACAAACATTAACAATTAAACAATTTGCCATTATTGATGAATTAGAAATTAATTTTTCAGATGGTTTGACAGTTTTAAGCGGAGAAACAGGTGCAGGTAAATCTATTATTATCGATGCTATCGGTCAACTAATTGGAATGCGTGCTTCCTCGGATTTTGTTCGTCATGGTAAAAAAAAATCAACAATAGAAGGAATTTTTGATATCGATGATAATATATCAGTAATTGAAACTTTAAAAGAATTAGATATTGATATAGATGAAGATTTTCTTTTAGTAAAGAGAGAAATATTCAGTTCAGGAAAAAGCATTTGTAAAGTCAATAATCAAAACGTAACTTTACATGATTTAAGATTAATAATGCAAGAACTATTAGATATCCATGGCCAGCATGAAACTCAATCATTGTTAAAACAAAAATATCATTTGCAACTATTAGATTCATATGCTGACGGAAAATATGATCAATACCTTAAGCAATATCAAGATACCTATCAAACTTATAAAACAAAGAAAAACGAATTGAATGAATTAGAATCTGCCGATCAAGCTTTATTACAACGTTTGGATTTAATGAAATTCCAAGCGGAAGAATTATCAGAAGCTAATTTAAAAGAAGATGAAATCGAGCAACTTGAGGTTGATATAAAACGCATTCAAAATTCTGAAAATTTAAGTGTTGCCTTAAATGCCGCACATTCTACATTAACAGATGAACAAGCTATTCCAGATAGACTTTATGAATTAAGTCAACAATTGGATACAATAAATGAAATTATCCCAAATGACTTCAAAGAATTAAAAGAACAAGTTGATCAATTTTATTACACTTTAGAAGATGCGAAACATCAGTTATACGATGAAATCTCAAATACTGAGTTTGATGAACAGTATTTAAACGAATTAGAATCAAGAATGAATCTCTTAAATAACTTAAAAAGAAAATACGGTAAAGACATTAAAGATTTAATTCAATACCAAGATAAATTAATTAGTGAGATTGATAAAATTGAAAATTATGAGCAGAGTACTGCAAATTTAAAAGAAGAGATTAATAAGTTAAAAGCAAAATTATTAAATGACGGTCAATTACTTTCTAAAGAACGACGTATAGTTGCTAGGGAGCTTAGAGATCATATCGTTGAAGAGATACAAAATTTACAAATGAAGGATGCAAATTTAGAAATTTCATTCAAAGCGCTTGATGAACCTAATTCAGAGGGTATTGAAAAGGTAGAGATACTTATCAGTCCTAATAAAGGAGAGCCTTTAAAAAGTTTAGGTAAAATTGCTTCTGGCGGTGAGCTATCAAGGATTATGTTAGCTTTAAAAAGTATTTTTGTTAAATCGAGAGGGCAAACAGCAATATTATTCGATGAAGTTGATTCAGGCGTTTCAGGAATAGCAGCACAGAAGATGGCTGAAAAAATGAGAGATATTTCCCAATTTATACAAGTAATTTGTATATCGCATTTACCACAAGTAGCTTCAATGAGTAATCACCATTTATTAATTAGTAAAGCATCTTCAGATGAGAGAACAACGACAAATGTTAAAGAACTAACAGGCGACGCTAGAATTGATGAAGTAGCACGTATGATATCAGGAGCTAATGTTACTAAAATCACAAGAGAAAATGCAAAAGAAATGATAGAACAAAATCATTCTGCAATATAA
- a CDS encoding phosphate acyltransferase has protein sequence MQFQTLVSDSKSLSGNIGVLFADDELIISAVIEILKQTNTHVTLYGIKDPTELIRSFNIDGDFLNRIHLRTYKEKEMVYHKCAADLKDSTINVLMKGNVSSAEILSFILQHKSFIDENNFLNHIACFEIPSYHKMLMISDVALNISPSIDDRIKMINNIERFSKNIGYSHLNIGLLSSVEKPTSKIPSSIDAVEISMHFSNDTFVNVEGPFAFDNAIDKESAIEKGIESEIAGDLDALIVPYLDVGNTLYKSLTYFAHAKVASLILGTTFPVILTSRADTKENKVNSAILALRTLL, from the coding sequence ATGCAATTCCAAACTTTAGTATCAGATTCTAAATCATTATCAGGAAATATTGGTGTATTGTTTGCTGATGATGAATTAATCATTTCAGCTGTGATTGAAATTCTCAAACAAACAAATACTCATGTGACTTTGTATGGAATAAAAGATCCGACTGAATTAATACGTTCATTTAATATAGACGGCGATTTTTTAAATCGCATTCATTTAAGAACTTATAAAGAAAAGGAAATGGTATATCACAAGTGTGCTGCTGATTTAAAAGATTCGACTATAAATGTATTAATGAAAGGTAATGTTTCCTCTGCAGAAATATTGTCTTTCATTTTACAACATAAATCATTTATTGATGAAAATAATTTTCTAAATCATATTGCTTGTTTTGAAATTCCGTCTTACCATAAAATGTTGATGATAAGTGATGTAGCACTTAATATTTCACCTAGTATTGATGACCGCATAAAAATGATTAATAATATAGAACGTTTTTCAAAAAATATTGGCTACAGTCACCTAAATATTGGTTTGTTATCATCAGTAGAAAAACCCACTAGTAAAATACCTTCTTCCATAGATGCCGTTGAAATTTCCATGCATTTTTCTAATGATACATTTGTTAATGTTGAAGGTCCATTTGCTTTTGACAATGCGATTGATAAAGAAAGTGCAATCGAAAAAGGTATAGAATCAGAAATAGCAGGTGATCTTGACGCATTGATAGTTCCATATTTAGATGTTGGAAATACCTTATATAAATCACTAACTTATTTTGCGCATGCAAAAGTTGCAAGTTTAATTTTGGGAACTACTTTTCCAGTTATTTTAACATCACGCGCTGATACAAAAGAAAATAAAGTTAATTCAGCTATTCTCGCGTTAAGAACGCTATTATAA
- the buk gene encoding butyrate kinase: MSQILIINLGSTSSKVAVFNNKVCVAEELLQHDISITQLSLLEQETYRVKSIESFLYENNISLNTINAIACRGGLLKPIVGGTYFINQTMYNDLRTFKYIVHASNLSGVIGFKLSQKLNIPSYVVDPVVVDELMDIARITGVKDIQRKSIFHALNQKAVAREYAQSIKKSYDQVNVIVAHMGGGITIGAHKQGKVIDVNDGLLGEGPLSPERAGNLPNDALYHWAYQQNLTPKELNNILSKESGLIALCGSNNIKQLIQEYEKNQEIHLAIDAMIYQIAKQIGERAVSLKGSIDQIILTGGIAKSELITKKLSDYVNWIAPMTVYPGEKEMESLAIRVDDVINKKEQVKNYS; the protein is encoded by the coding sequence ATGTCGCAAATTTTAATAATTAACTTAGGAAGCACTTCGTCAAAGGTAGCAGTTTTTAATAATAAGGTCTGTGTTGCAGAGGAATTATTGCAACATGATATAAGTATTACTCAACTTTCATTATTAGAACAAGAAACCTATCGGGTAAAATCAATAGAATCATTTTTATATGAAAATAATATTTCTTTAAACACTATAAATGCAATAGCGTGTCGTGGAGGATTATTAAAACCTATAGTTGGTGGAACATATTTTATCAACCAAACGATGTATAATGATTTACGTACTTTTAAATATATAGTACACGCTTCAAACTTAAGCGGCGTAATCGGATTCAAGTTATCCCAAAAATTAAATATCCCTTCTTATGTGGTTGATCCGGTAGTAGTAGATGAATTAATGGATATTGCTCGTATAACTGGCGTGAAAGACATTCAAAGAAAGAGTATATTTCATGCGCTGAATCAAAAAGCTGTTGCTAGAGAATATGCACAGTCGATAAAAAAGTCATACGACCAAGTAAATGTTATAGTTGCTCATATGGGTGGCGGTATAACCATAGGTGCTCATAAACAAGGTAAAGTTATCGATGTTAATGATGGATTATTAGGAGAAGGACCACTTAGTCCTGAACGCGCAGGTAATCTCCCTAATGACGCATTATATCATTGGGCATATCAGCAAAATTTAACACCGAAAGAACTAAATAATATATTAAGTAAAGAATCAGGACTTATTGCTTTATGTGGAAGTAATAACATAAAGCAACTAATTCAAGAATATGAAAAAAACCAAGAAATTCATTTAGCAATTGATGCAATGATTTATCAAATAGCAAAGCAAATAGGTGAGCGCGCAGTTAGCTTAAAAGGGTCCATTGACCAAATTATATTAACTGGCGGAATAGCTAAGAGCGAGTTAATCACTAAAAAATTAAGTGATTATGTTAATTGGATTGCCCCTATGACAGTATATCCGGGCGAAAAAGAGATGGAGTCACTTGCAATCAGAGTAGATGATGTTATTAATAAAAAAGAACAAGTAAAAAATTATAGTTAG
- the lpdA gene encoding dihydrolipoyl dehydrogenase: MAEEQYDLVILGGGTAGYVAGIRASQLGKKVAIVENQLLGGTCLHKGCIPTKSLLKSAEVLHTVKTSSLYGIDTDEYSINYSKILDRKDEIVKQMYTGIEHLMKHNHIDIYNGNGRILGSSIFSPRPGTISVEYENGESELIPNDYVLIATGSQPAELPFLKFNHKTIVSSTDLLKSKELPNSIVIVGGGVIGIEFASLLNDFGTDVTVIEAGESILPNENKSIVSNLKDHFAKRGIKIHENVLLSEDNIKINNESIEINNNELNVTADKLLLAVGRKPNTSDIGLNNTKIKLDSKGFIEVNENQQTAEQHIFAAGDCIGKLQLAHAGSKEGTAAVEFMFEDKAIPVDYNTIPRCIYSYPEIASIGMTLDEAKKADIKKARVFKIPFKAIGKAVIEDADQQDGFCEIVVDQSTDSVLGLSMIGPHVTELINEIALLQFMNGSTLELGLTTHAHPSLSEVLMEAGLKASKRSVHA, encoded by the coding sequence ATGGCAGAAGAACAATATGACTTAGTGATATTGGGAGGCGGAACTGCAGGTTATGTAGCAGGTATCCGTGCATCTCAATTAGGAAAAAAAGTCGCTATAGTAGAAAATCAGTTATTAGGTGGAACTTGTTTACATAAAGGCTGCATTCCTACAAAGTCTTTATTAAAATCAGCAGAAGTATTACATACTGTAAAAACATCATCGTTATACGGTATTGATACAGATGAATATTCAATTAATTACAGTAAAATATTAGATAGAAAAGATGAAATTGTAAAACAAATGTATACAGGCATCGAACATCTAATGAAGCATAATCATATTGATATTTATAACGGTAATGGAAGAATCTTAGGATCTTCAATTTTTTCTCCTCGACCAGGTACTATTTCCGTTGAATATGAAAATGGAGAGTCTGAATTAATTCCAAATGACTACGTGTTAATTGCAACAGGTTCACAACCTGCAGAACTCCCGTTTTTAAAATTCAATCATAAGACAATCGTTTCAAGTACTGATCTGCTTAAATCAAAAGAACTGCCAAATTCTATAGTAATTGTTGGTGGTGGTGTGATAGGAATAGAATTTGCTTCATTACTCAACGATTTCGGAACAGATGTCACCGTAATTGAAGCTGGCGAAAGTATTTTACCGAATGAAAACAAAAGCATTGTTAGTAATTTAAAGGACCATTTCGCAAAAAGAGGTATTAAAATTCACGAAAATGTATTACTTTCTGAAGACAATATCAAAATAAATAATGAATCTATAGAAATTAATAATAACGAGCTTAATGTGACAGCTGATAAATTGCTTTTAGCAGTTGGCAGAAAACCTAACACTTCAGATATAGGGCTTAATAATACAAAAATCAAATTAGATTCTAAAGGATTTATTGAAGTAAATGAAAACCAGCAAACTGCTGAACAGCATATTTTTGCTGCAGGGGATTGTATTGGAAAACTTCAGCTTGCACATGCTGGATCAAAAGAAGGAACAGCAGCAGTAGAGTTTATGTTCGAGGATAAGGCTATCCCAGTCGATTACAATACTATCCCAAGATGTATTTATTCTTATCCTGAGATTGCTTCTATCGGCATGACTCTTGATGAAGCAAAAAAAGCCGATATCAAAAAAGCAAGAGTTTTTAAAATACCTTTTAAAGCTATTGGTAAAGCAGTAATTGAGGATGCAGATCAACAAGATGGATTTTGTGAAATTGTTGTAGATCAATCTACTGATTCTGTATTGGGATTAAGTATGATAGGTCCTCATGTTACGGAGTTAATAAATGAAATTGCATTATTGCAATTTATGAACGGATCAACACTTGAGTTAGGATTAACAACACATGCACATCCTTCATTATCTGAAGTGTTAATGGAAGCTGGGCTTAAAGCATCAAAACGATCAGTTCATGCTTAA
- a CDS encoding thiamine pyrophosphate-dependent dehydrogenase E1 component subunit alpha — protein sequence MMDYKSVGLTEEDLKSMYKWMDLGRKLDERMWLLNRAGKIPFVISCQGQEAAQIGMAFAMEKGDVSAPYYRDLALITYLGITPTETMMSAFGKRDDINSAGKQMPSHYSKKEVNILSQSSPVGTQVLQGVGAALALKMDKKPNIAMATLGEGTSNQGDFHEGLNFAGVQKLPFICVIENNEYAISVPTNLQYAAEKLSDRALGYGIHGERVDGNDPIAMYKAMHDARERAINGDGSTLLEAMCTRMTAHSSDDDDKYRSAEIREGLKSQDCNVKFKTHLLELGIIDESWLAEIEKDNKNIVQKATKEAEASPYPDPSETYTFVYEKGGVQ from the coding sequence ATGATGGATTATAAATCTGTCGGGTTAACTGAAGAAGATTTAAAATCAATGTACAAATGGATGGATTTAGGCCGTAAGTTAGATGAAAGAATGTGGCTATTAAATAGAGCTGGTAAAATCCCTTTTGTCATAAGTTGTCAGGGTCAAGAAGCAGCTCAAATCGGCATGGCTTTTGCAATGGAAAAAGGGGATGTCTCAGCGCCGTATTACCGGGACTTAGCATTAATTACTTATCTAGGTATTACGCCAACTGAAACAATGATGTCTGCATTTGGTAAACGTGATGATATCAACTCGGCAGGCAAACAAATGCCTTCTCATTATAGTAAAAAAGAAGTAAATATTCTTTCACAAAGTTCACCGGTTGGTACACAAGTACTGCAAGGTGTAGGAGCAGCTCTTGCTTTGAAAATGGATAAAAAGCCTAATATTGCCATGGCTACTTTAGGGGAAGGTACTTCTAATCAAGGCGATTTTCATGAAGGATTGAACTTTGCAGGTGTTCAAAAGCTACCGTTTATTTGCGTTATAGAAAATAATGAATATGCTATTTCTGTTCCAACAAATCTACAATATGCAGCTGAAAAGTTGTCAGACCGAGCACTTGGCTATGGTATTCATGGAGAAAGAGTCGACGGAAATGATCCGATTGCTATGTACAAAGCAATGCATGATGCTCGAGAAAGAGCAATTAACGGAGACGGTTCGACATTATTAGAAGCCATGTGCACACGTATGACTGCACATTCTTCTGATGATGATGACAAATATCGTAGTGCAGAAATTCGTGAAGGATTAAAATCACAAGATTGTAATGTGAAATTTAAAACACATCTATTAGAACTTGGAATTATTGATGAGAGTTGGTTAGCTGAAATCGAGAAAGATAATAAAAATATTGTTCAAAAGGCAACAAAAGAAGCTGAAGCTTCTCCTTATCCAGATCCAAGCGAAACATATACATTTGTCTATGAAAAAGGGGGAGTTCAATAA
- a CDS encoding alpha-ketoacid dehydrogenase subunit beta → MAKLTYLSAIQQAIFQAMEKDPNVFVLGEDVGKKGGVFGVTLGLQEKFGIERVIDTPLAESNIVGTAIGASMLGKRPIAEIQFAEYILPATNQIMSEAAKTRYRSNNDWNVPLTIRAPFGGGIHGGLYHSQSIESVFASTPGLTIVIPSNPYDAKGLLLASVESNDPVLYFEHKKAYRLLKEEVPEEYYTVPLGKADVKREGKDLTVFTYGLCVNYCLQVADVLDEEGIDAEIVDLRTVYPLDKETIIERAKKTGKILLVTEDNLEGSIMSEVSAIIAENCLFDLDAPIMRLAGPDVPAMPFSPVLEDEFMMNPDKIKEKMLELARF, encoded by the coding sequence ATGGCTAAATTAACTTATTTATCCGCTATTCAACAAGCTATTTTCCAAGCAATGGAAAAAGATCCTAATGTTTTTGTTTTAGGTGAAGATGTCGGTAAAAAAGGCGGCGTATTCGGTGTAACTTTGGGTTTACAAGAAAAATTTGGGATTGAACGTGTTATAGATACCCCTTTAGCTGAATCAAACATTGTTGGTACCGCAATTGGTGCTTCAATGCTTGGTAAGCGACCAATTGCAGAAATTCAATTTGCTGAATATATTTTGCCAGCAACTAATCAAATTATGAGTGAAGCTGCAAAAACGCGATACCGTTCTAACAACGATTGGAATGTACCGTTAACTATCCGCGCTCCATTTGGTGGTGGAATTCATGGTGGTCTATATCACTCACAAAGTATCGAAAGTGTCTTTGCATCAACTCCTGGACTAACAATTGTAATACCTTCAAATCCTTACGATGCAAAAGGTTTATTATTAGCCTCAGTAGAATCAAATGATCCAGTACTTTATTTTGAACATAAAAAAGCTTATCGTTTATTAAAAGAAGAAGTACCAGAAGAATACTATACAGTTCCATTAGGTAAAGCGGATGTTAAACGTGAAGGCAAAGATTTAACAGTATTTACATATGGTTTATGTGTAAACTATTGTTTGCAAGTAGCAGATGTGTTAGATGAAGAAGGTATTGACGCAGAAATTGTTGATTTGCGCACAGTTTATCCACTTGATAAAGAGACAATCATAGAACGTGCTAAAAAAACTGGAAAAATCCTACTAGTGACAGAAGATAACTTAGAAGGTAGTATTATGTCTGAAGTATCAGCTATAATAGCTGAAAATTGTTTATTTGATTTAGATGCACCTATCATGCGACTTGCTGGTCCAGATGTTCCAGCAATGCCTTTTTCTCCTGTTTTAGAAGATGAATTTATGATGAATCCAGATAAAATCAAAGAAAAAATGCTTGAATTAGCGCGCTTTTAA